The DNA region AGGGATAGTACGCCTGACCCAGCTCGGTCAGCGCCAGCCGTCGGGTAGTGCGCTGCAGCAGCCGGATACCGAGCCGCAGCTCCAGTCGGGCTATCTCGCGGCTGACATGGGATTTGGACCAGCCCAGCGCGCGGGCCGCCTCACTGAAACTCTGTAATTCCACAACACGCGCAAAGACCAGCATGGCGGTTAAATTCGCGCCGTTTTCCATGTTTCCTGACTCCGATCGGAAAGAGATGCTGGCAATACGCTAACACGTCCGGATGGTGGCACGGCGGCTGAAGGGTAAAAAAGGCGAGAGGCGGAGCAAGGCGCGGAGAAAGCGGGCCGACCTTCCCGTCTGCAGAGGGTGACGGGAAGGTCTGAGGGACCTCAACTGGCCATCGCCAGGGGGAACAGCAGCCGGTCAGGCTCAACCCGACGCTGACGGCGCAACTGGCCCGGCGTCATCATAAAGTAGTTTTTAAAGGTGCGGGTGTAGGCCTGCTGAGTGTCAAAGCCGTAGTTCATCGCCACCTGCAGTATCGCTTCGTTGCTGCTGAGCAGCGTCAGCGCGGACTCGGTCAGGCGGCGCTGACGGATATATTCTGCCAGTGAAAAGCCGGTATGCTGGCGAAACAGGCGTTGCAGATGCCAGCGCG from Pantoea deleyi includes:
- a CDS encoding helix-turn-helix domain-containing protein — encoded protein: MNQREFIRSLLDWIENNLGHDLHLDEVARRSGYSRWHLQRLFRQHTGFSLAEYIRQRRLTESALTLLSSNEAILQVAMNYGFDTQQAYTRTFKNYFMMTPGQLRRQRRVEPDRLLFPLAMAS